One genomic window of Methyloceanibacter sp. wino2 includes the following:
- a CDS encoding TVP38/TMEM64 family protein, which translates to MTRKVRRAIPTAFIGLCTLALLMSATPACAVALDNFDLQRSLPSLGVFGPIAIVVLRFLASLIGVVPTSPLLLAAGATQGVFLGTLYVLIGAQLGALVGFLIGRRVGRDFVVRRGWLDRVAQTRIGRWLLDENTPQSQLMLAVFLCRLLPGFNMDALSYVAGITPLSTWRFCLASFAALLPYTLLVVAAGQQLVAFGSDSLAIAVIGLLALSALVGLSRKHWLRVRAREKPALSTNA; encoded by the coding sequence ATGACGCGGAAAGTTCGTCGAGCGATTCCAACAGCCTTCATCGGCCTGTGCACGCTGGCTCTGCTGATGTCTGCAACGCCGGCTTGTGCCGTCGCGCTCGATAATTTCGATCTGCAGCGGAGCTTGCCTTCGCTCGGTGTCTTCGGCCCCATCGCCATCGTGGTCTTGCGTTTTCTCGCAAGCCTTATCGGCGTCGTGCCAACCTCGCCGCTGCTGCTGGCGGCGGGCGCGACGCAAGGTGTCTTCCTCGGAACACTCTATGTGTTGATTGGCGCGCAACTCGGGGCACTCGTTGGTTTCCTGATTGGCAGGCGCGTCGGCCGTGACTTCGTGGTGCGACGCGGCTGGCTCGATCGGGTTGCGCAGACACGCATCGGCCGCTGGCTGCTGGATGAGAACACGCCGCAATCGCAATTGATGCTGGCGGTATTCCTGTGCCGGCTCTTGCCGGGGTTCAACATGGACGCGCTCAGCTATGTGGCCGGCATCACCCCGCTGAGCACCTGGCGCTTCTGCCTGGCAAGTTTCGCTGCGCTGCTGCCTTACACGCTGCTCGTGGTCGCGGCCGGGCAGCAATTGGTGGCGTTCGGATCCGACAGCCTCGCCATTGCGGTCATCGGGTTGCTCGCGTTGAGCGCGCTCGTCGGCTTGTCGAGGAAGCATTGGCTTCGCGTTAGAGCACGCGAAAAGCCGGCTCTTTCGACAAACGCCTAG
- a CDS encoding S10 family peptidase, with protein sequence MGPKVVATTEDGALTGPPAKLIPNEASWLDFTDLVFVDPVGTGFSGPAGSKKGKDFWGVDQDAESLADFIRLYLTETGRMGSPVFLAGESYGGFRVAVLARKLQEKGSVSPSGLVLISPALEFSMLRGEDFDPLPWALQLPSFAAVKLEAEGTTSREGLAAALKDVEDYAMTDYLVALASGVQQGGEAASTKVAELTGLPLEKVERYFARIPQSVFVKEFDRDDGQVLSMYDGSVGGPDPHPSSAWPRGPDPVLDATVPLWSSAFVRYAAEDLGYKTDEEFTLLNRKISNRWDYGTSPTKQGYAGVMDDIQDARAANRNLEVLIASGYTDLITPYSVPAYLVGQLPPLKGAKPIELKNYAGGHMLYLRAPSRLHLKEDVRAMYARATGEKGS encoded by the coding sequence ATGGGACCGAAAGTGGTGGCCACCACCGAGGATGGCGCGCTGACCGGCCCTCCCGCCAAGCTCATTCCGAACGAAGCAAGCTGGCTGGACTTCACTGACCTTGTCTTCGTCGATCCGGTCGGGACCGGCTTCAGCGGCCCCGCCGGCAGCAAGAAAGGTAAGGACTTCTGGGGCGTCGACCAGGACGCAGAATCGCTCGCCGACTTCATTCGCCTCTATCTGACCGAGACGGGCCGCATGGGCTCGCCGGTGTTTCTCGCAGGCGAAAGCTATGGCGGCTTTCGTGTGGCCGTCCTTGCGCGGAAACTGCAGGAGAAAGGAAGTGTCTCCCCGAGTGGTCTCGTGTTGATCTCACCGGCGCTGGAATTCTCGATGCTCCGCGGCGAGGATTTCGATCCGCTTCCTTGGGCGCTGCAACTCCCCTCCTTCGCCGCAGTGAAACTGGAGGCCGAGGGAACCACCTCGCGCGAAGGGCTGGCGGCCGCGCTGAAGGACGTCGAAGACTACGCCATGACCGACTACCTCGTGGCTCTCGCCTCAGGCGTCCAGCAGGGAGGCGAAGCCGCGAGCACAAAGGTGGCCGAACTGACAGGTCTGCCGTTGGAGAAGGTCGAGCGCTACTTTGCCCGCATTCCGCAATCGGTCTTCGTCAAGGAGTTCGACCGGGACGACGGTCAGGTCCTGAGCATGTATGACGGGAGCGTCGGCGGCCCCGATCCGCACCCGTCGAGCGCCTGGCCGCGTGGTCCCGACCCCGTTCTCGACGCCACGGTGCCGCTGTGGTCGTCGGCCTTCGTCCGCTATGCCGCCGAGGATCTCGGCTACAAGACCGACGAGGAGTTCACGCTGCTCAACCGGAAGATCAGCAATCGCTGGGACTACGGCACGAGCCCGACCAAGCAGGGCTATGCCGGCGTCATGGATGACATTCAGGACGCGAGGGCCGCCAACCGGAACCTCGAAGTCCTGATCGCCAGCGGCTACACCGATCTGATCACACCCTATTCCGTGCCGGCCTATCTCGTGGGGCAACTGCCACCGTTGAAGGGCGCGAAGCCAATCGAGCTCAAGAACTACGCCGGGGGCCACATGCTCTATTTGCGCGCGCCGTCACGGCTGCACCTGAAAGAGGATGTACGAGCCATGTACGCCCGCGCGACCGGCGAAAAAGGATCCTAG
- a CDS encoding NUDIX domain-containing protein yields the protein MPARVDAWGREALYTPMAVIDLSAVILYDDQDRILLQHRTDDAPTFPGYWSFFGGGVEPGETLEEAAVREAYEELSYTLKAPSHWLSQRFSNAGRAYAQHIFLEPYDGAELILGEGQAMKWFAPNETGVLLMSAHASAAVEALDRWLAWASVDVTGEGD from the coding sequence GTGCCGGCGCGCGTTGACGCCTGGGGCCGCGAGGCCCTGTATACGCCCATGGCCGTGATCGACCTCTCCGCCGTCATTCTCTACGACGACCAAGACCGGATTCTGCTGCAGCACCGTACCGACGATGCGCCGACGTTTCCGGGCTACTGGTCGTTTTTCGGCGGGGGCGTGGAGCCGGGCGAGACGCTGGAAGAGGCGGCGGTCCGGGAAGCGTACGAGGAGTTGTCCTATACGCTCAAGGCACCCAGCCATTGGCTCAGCCAGCGCTTCAGCAATGCGGGGCGGGCTTACGCGCAACACATTTTCCTTGAACCATATGACGGCGCCGAGCTGATCCTCGGGGAGGGCCAGGCGATGAAATGGTTCGCGCCGAACGAGACGGGGGTGCTACTCATGAGCGCTCATGCAAGTGCGGCCGTGGAGGCGCTGGACCGCTGGCTCGCTTGGGCCTCGGTAGATGTGACCGGAGAGGGTGACTGA
- a CDS encoding carbohydrate porin, whose amino-acid sequence MVRLKPKGKIALAVLCSLLGCVCTALPAQAEDQHVAASSQVDEIGISANPAATNAVTGTGWLGEQLGIDKHGIRLGGVWVGGVNDLVTGGVDPGFTGNSSLVVDLFVDLERFAGLKGSSIGVDFLQLNSQATNTDAGSVLGYIGIVNDEPFNRSELLEAWWRQELFDEHLIVRIGKSNPSIDFQDVVRPAPSTHQGRNISAVSSLLYAPIFVLPTLYQSLGSFYDTVYGVTTTWVPSEAFYVSYGAYDGNKARGVSTGLTGPEFNGYYFHIAEAGTNWALGPEQKPGFLSVGGWRQTGKLSTDDGLITEDGAEGAYFIASQLLWYRDPKPTNDAGVSGYVQFGWNDSETQLFNYYFGAGLTGRALVPSRPKDSFGIGMALGWLNPNNFQQDTELALQAYYQAHVAGSIYTETALSYIPDPAAEPGLDAALAVTQQLIVPF is encoded by the coding sequence ATGGTCAGGCTGAAGCCAAAAGGAAAAATCGCTTTAGCCGTGCTGTGTTCGCTCCTCGGCTGCGTTTGCACCGCTCTGCCGGCGCAGGCGGAAGATCAGCACGTTGCCGCTTCCTCTCAGGTCGATGAGATCGGCATCAGCGCCAATCCGGCGGCGACAAATGCGGTGACGGGCACGGGCTGGCTCGGAGAGCAGCTCGGCATCGACAAGCATGGTATCCGCCTCGGCGGCGTCTGGGTCGGAGGGGTCAACGACCTCGTGACGGGGGGTGTCGATCCGGGCTTCACCGGCAACAGTTCACTCGTTGTCGACTTGTTCGTCGATCTCGAACGTTTCGCCGGGCTGAAGGGCAGCTCGATCGGCGTCGACTTTCTCCAGCTGAACAGCCAAGCGACCAACACCGACGCGGGTTCCGTGCTGGGATATATCGGCATCGTGAACGACGAACCCTTCAATCGGTCCGAGTTGCTGGAAGCGTGGTGGCGGCAGGAGTTGTTCGACGAGCATCTCATCGTGCGCATCGGCAAGTCGAATCCGTCGATCGACTTTCAGGACGTCGTGCGTCCCGCACCGAGTACTCACCAAGGCCGCAACATCAGCGCGGTCAGCAGCCTTCTTTATGCGCCGATCTTTGTGCTGCCGACGCTGTACCAGTCCCTCGGCTCTTTCTACGATACGGTCTATGGCGTCACGACCACGTGGGTCCCGAGCGAGGCGTTCTACGTCTCCTACGGCGCGTACGACGGCAACAAGGCGCGTGGCGTTTCCACCGGCCTGACGGGCCCCGAGTTCAATGGCTACTATTTCCATATCGCGGAGGCGGGCACGAATTGGGCGCTCGGACCCGAACAGAAACCCGGATTCCTCTCCGTCGGTGGTTGGCGGCAAACAGGAAAACTGTCGACCGACGACGGTCTGATCACGGAGGATGGCGCGGAGGGCGCCTATTTTATTGCGTCACAGCTCCTCTGGTACCGCGATCCCAAACCGACGAACGATGCTGGCGTCAGCGGCTATGTGCAATTCGGGTGGAACGACTCCGAAACGCAACTCTTCAATTACTATTTCGGGGCCGGTCTCACCGGCCGGGCCCTCGTTCCCAGTCGGCCGAAGGATTCGTTCGGCATCGGCATGGCGCTCGGGTGGCTCAACCCGAACAACTTCCAACAAGATACCGAGCTCGCTCTTCAGGCCTACTATCAGGCGCATGTCGCGGGCAGCATCTATACAGAGACCGCTCTGAGTTACATCCCGGATCCTGCCGCGGAGCCCGGGCTCGACGCCGCCTTAGCCGTGACGCAGCAGCTCATCGTGCCATTTTAG
- a CDS encoding cysteine hydrolase family protein: protein MPTIPDAKPFHYEYGIDHVALVCIDMQRDFCQAGGFAESLGDDISKLQPCIPVIAKLQDAFRKAELPIIHTKECHKPDLSDLPTAKRNRGNPKLKIGDVGPMGRILIDGEPGADFIPECYPQEWELVISKPGKDTFYNTEFDDYLKMRKITHLIITGVTTEVCVQTTMRCANDRGYDCVLVEDGTDSFFPEFKEMTLKALVAQGGIVGWTATSDQVLKSLEPILAAR, encoded by the coding sequence ATGCCCACAATTCCCGACGCCAAGCCGTTCCACTACGAGTATGGCATCGATCACGTTGCCCTCGTTTGCATCGATATGCAGCGGGACTTCTGCCAGGCGGGCGGATTTGCCGAGTCGCTTGGAGACGACATCTCGAAACTCCAGCCGTGCATCCCGGTAATCGCGAAGCTCCAGGACGCCTTCCGCAAGGCCGAGCTGCCAATCATTCACACCAAGGAATGCCATAAGCCGGATCTTTCGGATCTTCCGACCGCAAAGCGCAATCGCGGCAATCCCAAGCTGAAGATCGGTGACGTAGGCCCCATGGGGCGGATTTTGATCGACGGCGAACCGGGCGCGGACTTCATTCCCGAGTGCTACCCCCAAGAGTGGGAACTCGTCATCTCCAAGCCGGGCAAGGACACGTTCTACAACACCGAATTCGACGACTACTTGAAGATGCGGAAGATCACCCATCTGATCATCACCGGTGTGACCACCGAGGTCTGTGTGCAGACGACCATGCGCTGTGCGAACGACCGCGGCTACGACTGCGTCCTGGTGGAGGACGGCACCGACAGCTTCTTTCCCGAGTTCAAGGAGATGACACTGAAGGCGCTGGTCGCGCAGGGCGGCATTGTCGGCTGGACGGCGACGTCCGATCAGGTGCTGAAGTCGCTCGAGCCCATCCTCGCCGCACGCTGA
- a CDS encoding urea transporter, translating into MKAPVDYIFAPAVPGEVPYWRLVLRGASQMCFQSNELTGLFFLAAVLVASPISAAYLLVAGIMAPAGRMLLGDRGVVLSSGLPGLNPCLIALAIPAFFETGWTNVGMWAVLVVCVAITIVLVKICVALLPLPTLALPFLIVFWALYALEPHIDAVQLLSLSTSEGAAFQPLTAVLLSLGQALFSPAVLSGVLFATGVLLSNWRHGVLAIAGAIIGTVVAYYYRHVDPASADLGLYGFNGVLTAVAVFVVCGGKLRLSILGALIATMLMPAIADFGVQVLSAPFVLTTWLLLVLGWIEDHWFDEDAVAAPEPIPAARSARAEKQTQTTSETPPRGHSGA; encoded by the coding sequence ATGAAAGCGCCTGTCGATTACATCTTCGCGCCCGCCGTTCCGGGTGAGGTTCCGTACTGGCGCCTCGTTCTGCGGGGCGCCTCGCAGATGTGCTTCCAGAGCAACGAGCTGACGGGCTTGTTCTTCCTGGCGGCCGTTCTCGTCGCCTCGCCCATCAGCGCCGCCTACCTGCTCGTGGCGGGCATCATGGCCCCGGCCGGACGCATGCTGCTTGGCGATAGGGGCGTCGTCCTGTCGAGCGGTCTTCCGGGTTTGAACCCGTGCCTGATCGCGCTCGCGATCCCGGCCTTCTTCGAGACCGGCTGGACCAATGTCGGTATGTGGGCCGTGCTCGTCGTCTGCGTCGCGATCACCATTGTGCTGGTGAAAATATGCGTTGCCCTCCTGCCGCTCCCGACGCTGGCTCTGCCGTTTCTGATCGTGTTCTGGGCGCTCTACGCGCTGGAGCCGCATATCGACGCCGTTCAGTTGTTGTCACTGTCGACGTCTGAAGGTGCGGCCTTCCAGCCGCTCACGGCCGTGTTGTTGAGCCTGGGACAGGCTCTGTTCTCGCCGGCTGTCTTGTCGGGTGTGCTGTTTGCCACCGGGGTTCTGCTGAGCAACTGGCGCCACGGCGTTCTGGCCATCGCCGGTGCGATCATCGGCACCGTGGTGGCCTACTATTACCGCCATGTCGATCCGGCAAGCGCTGACCTCGGACTCTATGGCTTCAACGGTGTGCTCACGGCGGTCGCGGTGTTCGTCGTTTGCGGCGGGAAGCTGAGGCTTTCCATCCTGGGTGCGCTGATTGCCACCATGCTCATGCCGGCCATCGCCGATTTCGGCGTGCAAGTTCTATCGGCGCCATTCGTTTTGACGACCTGGCTCTTGCTTGTCCTCGGTTGGATCGAAGACCACTGGTTCGATGAGGACGCGGTCGCCGCGCCGGAGCCCATTCCTGCGGCGAGATCCGCTCGTGCAGAAAAGCAGACTCAGACTACGTCGGAAACTCCGCCACGCGGTCATTCTGGAGCCTGA
- a CDS encoding cupin domain-containing protein has translation MPELLTPLTVPNLLDYVRGLQESDWQAFHPGVTAHWFYKEPDGGAAAVLLRYEPGSRVAEHEHVGYEHMLVLEGDEYDEAGTYPAGSFVIHPPGTRHSPGSHGGCVALLIYEKAVRFVDAK, from the coding sequence ATGCCCGAACTTTTGACGCCACTAACAGTTCCCAATCTTTTGGACTATGTGCGCGGCTTACAAGAGAGCGATTGGCAGGCCTTCCATCCAGGCGTCACGGCCCATTGGTTCTACAAGGAGCCCGATGGCGGTGCCGCTGCCGTGTTGCTGCGCTATGAGCCGGGATCTCGCGTCGCCGAGCACGAGCATGTCGGCTACGAGCACATGCTCGTTTTGGAAGGCGACGAGTACGACGAGGCCGGGACGTATCCGGCCGGCAGCTTCGTCATCCATCCGCCCGGCACGCGCCATTCGCCCGGCAGCCATGGCGGCTGCGTGGCGCTCTTGATTTACGAGAAAGCGGTTCGCTTCGTGGACGCGAAGTAG
- a CDS encoding phage holin family protein, translating into MLRLALSLVSSLQAGARIKQSVEQSLRRAVIVVAAIVVLLFAVGFGLATGYQALLVYDFTPLAAAGLIAGILAAIGVVLLLIGLHKPQPKQPNLVNAPAEGLAMVDQSINKAMNQVGPLTLLVGAFAAGLLMSRRR; encoded by the coding sequence ATGTTGCGGCTCGCGCTTTCACTGGTCTCCTCGCTGCAGGCCGGCGCCCGGATCAAGCAATCGGTCGAACAGTCCCTGCGACGGGCCGTGATCGTCGTGGCCGCAATCGTGGTCCTTCTCTTTGCGGTCGGCTTCGGCCTGGCCACGGGCTATCAGGCCCTGCTCGTGTACGACTTCACCCCGCTCGCAGCGGCCGGTCTGATTGCCGGGATCCTCGCGGCGATCGGCGTTGTGCTGTTGCTAATCGGGCTCCATAAGCCGCAACCCAAGCAGCCGAACCTCGTGAATGCGCCGGCCGAAGGCCTGGCCATGGTCGACCAGAGCATCAACAAGGCTATGAACCAGGTGGGACCGCTGACGCTGCTGGTCGGAGCCTTCGCCGCCGGCCTGCTCATGAGCCGCCGCCGCTAA
- a CDS encoding DUF883 family protein, whose protein sequence is MATQKSETDELAAQIEAIKAEMQNISATMGRIAEKGMHRAQDKAFETKESAEEAIKQNPLQAIAIAVGLGLLIGILTRR, encoded by the coding sequence ATGGCGACCCAGAAATCCGAGACCGACGAGCTTGCCGCTCAGATTGAGGCCATCAAGGCCGAGATGCAGAACATCAGCGCCACCATGGGGCGCATCGCCGAAAAGGGCATGCACCGCGCGCAAGACAAGGCGTTCGAGACGAAGGAAAGTGCCGAGGAAGCCATCAAGCAGAACCCGCTGCAGGCGATCGCGATCGCGGTGGGACTCGGTCTGCTCATCGGCATCCTGACCCGCCGCTAG
- the rlmB gene encoding 23S rRNA (guanosine(2251)-2'-O)-methyltransferase RlmB yields MQLFGIHAVEAALANDRRPVYAIQATENAAHKLAPLIAKRGLDPERVLPKALDRQLGADTVHQGVLLEAGPLDSLNLDDLDLSGTILVLDQVTDPHNVGAALRSAAAFGAKGLVMTQRHSPPLGGVLAKSASGALDLVPIVQVRNLAEGLAELGERGVSRLGLAEEAETALEDVPLTNPLALVLGAEGRGLRQLTRERCDVLCRISTASALASLNVSNAAAIALHWARVKTA; encoded by the coding sequence GTGCAACTCTTCGGCATTCATGCGGTGGAGGCCGCCCTCGCCAACGATCGGCGCCCCGTCTACGCCATCCAGGCGACGGAGAACGCCGCCCACAAGCTTGCGCCCCTGATCGCCAAACGCGGCCTGGACCCGGAACGCGTACTGCCAAAGGCCCTCGACCGGCAGCTCGGCGCCGATACGGTCCACCAAGGCGTGCTGCTGGAGGCCGGACCGCTCGATTCGCTCAACCTGGACGATCTGGATCTGTCCGGAACGATTCTGGTGCTGGATCAGGTCACCGATCCCCACAATGTGGGGGCCGCGCTGCGGTCGGCGGCTGCCTTCGGTGCAAAGGGCCTCGTTATGACCCAGCGGCACAGCCCTCCTCTCGGCGGCGTGCTGGCGAAGTCGGCGAGCGGCGCGCTGGACCTCGTTCCCATCGTGCAGGTCCGCAATCTCGCGGAAGGCTTGGCGGAGCTCGGCGAGCGTGGCGTGAGTCGTTTGGGTTTGGCCGAAGAGGCCGAGACGGCGCTCGAGGACGTGCCCCTCACCAACCCGCTCGCGCTTGTCCTCGGGGCCGAAGGCCGGGGCTTGCGGCAGCTGACGCGGGAGCGCTGCGATGTGCTCTGCCGCATTTCGACGGCCAGCGCGCTGGCAAGCCTCAACGTATCGAACGCGGCGGCCATCGCCCTTCACTGGGCGCGGGTCAAAACCGCCTGA
- the secE gene encoding preprotein translocase subunit SecE, which yields MARTNPFEFLQQVRTEVSKVTWPTRRETIITTIMVVVMSIIAALFFLGVDWVLGTVVQLILGIRFF from the coding sequence ATGGCGAGAACGAATCCGTTTGAGTTTCTGCAGCAGGTGCGCACCGAGGTGTCGAAAGTCACCTGGCCGACGCGGCGTGAGACGATCATCACCACGATCATGGTCGTCGTCATGTCGATCATCGCCGCGCTCTTCTTCCTCGGTGTGGACTGGGTGCTCGGCACGGTCGTCCAGCTCATTCTCGGCATTAGATTTTTCTAG
- the nusG gene encoding transcription termination/antitermination protein NusG, with product MAMRWYIVHAYSNFERKVAESIKERAESAGLGEQFEEVLVPMEEVVEMRRGRKVASERKFFPGYVLVKMELSDETYHLIKDTPKVTGFLGTDNKPIPITEEEAGRILQQVQEGVERPKPSVTFEIGEQVRVADGPFASFNGLVEEVDEERARLKVAVSIFGRATPVELEYAQVEKL from the coding sequence ATGGCTATGCGCTGGTATATCGTCCACGCCTACTCGAACTTCGAGCGGAAGGTCGCCGAATCCATCAAGGAGCGGGCCGAGTCCGCCGGACTCGGCGAGCAGTTCGAGGAAGTGCTTGTCCCCATGGAAGAAGTCGTGGAGATGCGGCGCGGCCGGAAAGTGGCGTCGGAGCGCAAGTTCTTTCCGGGCTATGTGCTGGTGAAGATGGAGCTCAGCGACGAGACCTACCATCTGATCAAGGACACGCCGAAGGTGACCGGCTTTCTGGGCACGGACAACAAGCCCATTCCGATCACCGAGGAGGAGGCGGGCCGCATCCTCCAGCAGGTTCAGGAAGGTGTCGAGCGGCCGAAGCCGTCCGTGACCTTCGAGATCGGGGAGCAGGTGCGCGTGGCCGATGGCCCGTTCGCATCCTTCAACGGTCTCGTGGAAGAAGTCGACGAAGAGCGGGCGCGGCTCAAAGTGGCAGTTTCGATTTTCGGCCGGGCGACGCCCGTCGAGCTCGAATACGCGCAGGTGGAAAAACTCTAA
- the rplK gene encoding 50S ribosomal protein L11, giving the protein MAKKIDGYIKLQVPAGQANPSPPIGPALGQRGVNIQEFCKAFNAATQKVEPGSPIPTVITVYADRSFSFETKTPPASYLLKKAAKAKSGSKEPGRTVAGKVTQDQLREIAEAKMQDLNANSVEQAMKIIAGSARSMGLEVQE; this is encoded by the coding sequence ATGGCGAAGAAGATTGACGGTTACATCAAGCTGCAGGTGCCGGCAGGGCAGGCGAATCCTTCGCCGCCGATCGGTCCGGCGCTCGGTCAGCGTGGCGTGAACATTCAGGAGTTCTGCAAAGCCTTCAATGCGGCGACGCAGAAGGTGGAGCCGGGCTCTCCGATCCCGACCGTGATTACGGTCTACGCGGATCGGTCGTTCTCGTTCGAGACGAAGACGCCGCCGGCCTCGTACCTGCTGAAGAAGGCGGCGAAGGCCAAGAGCGGCTCCAAGGAGCCTGGACGCACGGTCGCCGGTAAGGTCACGCAGGATCAGCTGCGCGAAATCGCCGAGGCGAAGATGCAGGATTTGAATGCCAATTCCGTCGAACAAGCGATGAAGATCATCGCCGGCTCCGCCCGTTCGATGGGTCTTGAGGTTCAGGAGTAG
- the rplA gene encoding 50S ribosomal protein L1, producing MSKPGKRFRAAVETVDNDKFYGVEEAVKVLKGAAKAKFDETIEVAMNLGVDPRHADQMVRGVCQLPHGSGRTLRVGVFAKGDKAEEAKKAGAEVVGAEDLVEQVQKGTIDFDRCIATPDMMPLVGRLGKVLGPRGLMPNPKVGTVTTDVAEAVKAAKGGAVEFRVEKAGVIHAGVGKASFTEEALIDNIRAFAEAVIKAKPSGAKGTFLKKIAVTSTMGPGIKIEPASVGGA from the coding sequence ATGAGCAAGCCCGGGAAGAGGTTTCGTGCAGCGGTCGAGACGGTCGACAACGACAAGTTCTACGGTGTCGAAGAGGCTGTGAAGGTGCTCAAGGGCGCCGCGAAGGCCAAGTTCGACGAGACGATCGAGGTCGCGATGAATCTCGGTGTCGATCCGCGCCATGCGGACCAGATGGTGCGTGGCGTTTGCCAGTTGCCGCACGGTTCGGGGCGTACGCTTCGCGTCGGCGTGTTCGCCAAGGGCGACAAGGCCGAGGAAGCCAAGAAGGCTGGCGCCGAGGTTGTCGGCGCCGAGGATCTGGTGGAGCAGGTTCAGAAGGGCACGATCGACTTCGATCGCTGCATTGCGACGCCCGACATGATGCCGCTCGTTGGCCGTCTCGGTAAGGTTCTCGGGCCCCGCGGCCTGATGCCGAACCCGAAGGTCGGTACCGTGACCACCGATGTCGCCGAAGCCGTCAAGGCTGCCAAGGGCGGCGCCGTGGAGTTCCGCGTCGAGAAGGCCGGCGTCATTCACGCCGGCGTCGGCAAGGCGAGCTTCACCGAAGAGGCGCTGATCGACAATATTCGCGCTTTCGCCGAGGCGGTGATCAAGGCCAAGCCCTCGGGCGCAAAGGGCACGTTTTTGAAGAAGATTGCCGTGACCTCGACGATGGGTCCCGGCATCAAGATCGAGCCCGCCAGCGTCGGCGGCGCTTAG
- the rplJ gene encoding 50S ribosomal protein L10 yields MERAEKREVVSALSDVFANTGVVVVAHYAGLSVSDMTKLRSDMREAGGSVKVAKNRLVKLALDGTDAQGISDLMTGPTCLAYSDDPVTAPKVAVKFAKGNDKFVILGGAMGATVLDAKGVGSLAELPSLDELRGKLVGLLQAPAGKIARTVSAPASQLARVFSAYGSKDAA; encoded by the coding sequence ATGGAAAGAGCTGAAAAGCGCGAAGTTGTATCGGCGCTTAGCGATGTCTTCGCCAATACCGGCGTGGTCGTCGTGGCTCACTACGCGGGTCTTTCGGTGTCCGATATGACCAAGCTGCGCAGCGACATGAGAGAAGCTGGCGGCTCGGTCAAGGTGGCGAAGAATAGGCTCGTGAAGCTCGCGCTGGATGGAACCGACGCCCAGGGAATTTCGGATCTCATGACGGGGCCCACGTGCCTCGCCTATTCCGACGATCCCGTCACGGCGCCGAAGGTGGCCGTCAAATTCGCCAAGGGGAACGACAAGTTCGTGATCCTCGGCGGTGCGATGGGCGCCACGGTTCTCGATGCCAAGGGGGTGGGTTCGCTTGCCGAACTGCCTTCGCTCGATGAACTGCGTGGAAAGCTGGTTGGTCTGCTTCAGGCACCGGCGGGCAAGATTGCCCGGACGGTCAGCGCACCGGCCTCTCAGCTTGCGCGGGTCTTCAGTGCATATGGCTCGAAGGACGCAGCGTAG
- the rplL gene encoding 50S ribosomal protein L7/L12 — MADLQKIADDLSGLTVLEAAELAKILEEKWGVSAAAPVAVAAVAGGAGGDAAAAEEKDEFDVILTGAGDKKINVIKEVRAITSLGLKEAKDLVEGAPKPVKEGVAKDEAEKIKKQLEDAGASVELK; from the coding sequence ATGGCAGATCTTCAGAAAATTGCAGACGATCTTTCGGGCCTGACGGTGCTCGAGGCGGCCGAACTGGCCAAGATCCTTGAGGAGAAGTGGGGCGTATCCGCTGCAGCTCCGGTTGCCGTGGCGGCTGTCGCCGGCGGCGCGGGTGGCGATGCGGCCGCAGCCGAGGAGAAGGACGAGTTCGACGTCATTCTGACCGGAGCTGGCGACAAGAAAATCAACGTCATCAAGGAAGTGCGTGCGATCACCAGCCTCGGCCTGAAGGAGGCCAAGGACCTGGTCGAGGGTGCGCCGAAGCCGGTCAAGGAAGGCGTTGCCAAGGACGAGGCCGAGAAGATCAAGAAGCAGCTTGAGGACGCCGGCGCGTCTGTCGAGCTCAAGTAG